In a genomic window of Lathamus discolor isolate bLatDis1 chromosome 4, bLatDis1.hap1, whole genome shotgun sequence:
- the MXRA5 gene encoding matrix-remodeling-associated protein 5, with protein sequence MRNPNTASRRASAGCDGPRPAGAGGEARSQVAPAHSPPGAWERRAVTAETAAPGCRKRPVRGGDMTAERAAAARALSLVLMLGLGLPPGAHACPQPCACYVPTEVHCTFRSLAAVPTRISRHVERINFGFNSIQSIYENSFTGLAKLELLMIHGNDIQNIPNGALKDLVSLQVFKISYNKLQVITDQTLQGLSSLMRLHMDHNRIEFIHPNAFNGLTSLRLVHLEGNLLQQLHPDTFSTFMVLDYFKLSTVRHLYLSENALRTLPAGMFQGMTLLENLYLHGNPWACDCSLKWLLEWNEVSGGVLKCKKDKAYEGGQLCPKCNSPKQLQKEDIQNLDDISCKKPIIQSSLRQNSSSQDEEDGDNYEIPLEELWSSPWNITLNMTDEHGNVVHLNCEIKKPTGSTKIQWNQIQAQEIDINATISLDFECPMNRENYEKLWKLIAYYSEVPVKLEREFMLSKEPKIIYQYRQGSDYDALYYTGVKAQILSEPSWVMQPLINIQLNRRQSTGKKVVLSFFTVFSHTVHTKDTRQQRRWVMIEQNQSTRTAQSVMEGSECQLSCSVKASESPSIQWLFPDGTKLQAPFNQKDSRFSILSSGQLIIKGVSYTDGGLYHCIAQVTDDMDIMTYRLVVQPPAIQVADSDVVRVEKNVGDPIVLPCNAVAIPEPQLSWILPNGQVFNVLANSSKGYMLDNGTLLIPKSHVSDSGHYRCVAVNQQGSDQLVVKVTVNKMVSDRSFKRIKLKKRPGSKSLSKSRGRVIGDGEGSGAGGVEEFPRKKNHLKDWEIPFKQKSDQVSETQIKKGKKGRRKMKIWKSPDRTQDSNVAEGRRVFESRRRINVASKQINPEHWADILAKVRGKNIPRTTTAMTFSLTTALPSVMQKTTLVPYPVASPPSSETATDVVDSSADASPVGEDEPSSVTISHNTEAFPVQSILMSSETEPFSDHRALQVPTSIYSVEITESDPYLTPVSAAVQPQGQQHLDFRTDDSVVVKENIYALTEESLTRQIEANIPNIQSSSFTEENVDRTISSTSEENSAFAELPLDATVLAESQTVDLHSVLDTSIKLNEAEPMHVDTVILTPSQLDEVIPTDSIGTATTISSSVFPFTAKSNDLIHQHKQVSTGQTKMADLSTSFPAFTPIKVQSKEEPETHRNTVTQKSMSSSYTENFQGGEHTNLATPKLDPTLILHSTDAPHKTAEEIKTTSSTSELTTVATTTTPYKKTMPSVITQHARKRTYGRRRLRPNRIRQRPKPFPRVVLTTEAMPVVPRTPEVEAVTRTSASLENRDLKNNIKLHTEEKEHKEFLPSLFTDPVVLEKITKTREVVTTSFFRPTTSPSEEKCVTLSSVPETLALPVTAPITILSSYVVHDTVPTRESSAPLKPEQSEVPTYHSLDNTSEEKGVKADSKAMDRNAEQPSTTAFPEYMNSLILSTKQASQEEPILLDSKVAVNETTSGTFQLIYPTMTDLSAPFGTVEVFQDLSVSKEPRKPTVSLETPAITESPQQQEVITLPSSFSMTETQTFPLKETKKSDASRTGTKPFSLDKKEIVSHVFHHDPTLQTTEKPQTMSTAFIPFIKLTIIPSYTISSTSSPSLHSTTEESNVFNQEAKQVEADGDKMVVSSRWNVHPIPSSSQNRISVQLKEEQFKELYSSKSNNSLLLNPYLPHPPAGMIPNLNQRLPVVPPKHVPVRGTVKPPYIVTQGSFRYFITRQPLHYTNKPEITAYAAHTIQDKKSLASQRETTTPTQASPFHKTNPFTASKFGSPGQNRYVINSKFVGSNYVLDNRGTAGKLPSQGIPYYPSSRMPFLSNRTVIFPHLSMHPKPLVPSQLVPKDTNDKVAQVSPTRITVQKAAALPLPPVLHTTTTTSPPPVILKITPPGYLSQRTKPQTSTTVHPFKNVYHRHQKVQSVPYVGGIMPHNSSGIQSSTNFRVHGERPKISTKGSQSISVLAETDVFIPCDALGEPKPFITWTKVSTGALMTANTRLQRFEVWKNGTLLIRNVQLQDRGQYLCTAQNLHGIDKMIIMLTVVAHQPKILLSRYRDVTVYFGETIAMECQASGTPSPHISWIFPDRKILQTVTTTESRIMLHENRTLSIKQATFSDRGVYKCIASNAAGADSIAVRLHIAALPPIIQQDKQENISLPLGSSINIHCTAKAAPSPSIRWVVFDGTQIRPSQFVNGNLFVFPNGTLYIRNVSPKDSGTYECIAANMVGAARRTIQLHVKKHESNARITGSSPQRTDVTYGSILRLDCSASGDPWPRILWRLPSKRMIDSLHSTLETRIKVFSNGTLVVHSVTDKDAGDYLCVARNKIGDDYVVLKVNVMMKPAKIEHKNESNHKVKYGGDLKVDCVATGLPNPEISWSLPDGSMINTFMQSDDSGSRTKRYVVFNNGTLYFNDVGLREEGDYTCYAENQIGKDEMKVRVKVVAEPATIRNKTYVVINVPYGDVVTVACEAKGEPTPKVTWLSPTNRPIPVLSEKYQIYRDGTLLIQKAQRSDSGNYTCVVRNSAGEDRKIVWIQVNVQPPRINGHVSAITSVRETAIRDSRKLIDCKAEGIPAPRVLWAFPEGVILPAPYYGNRITVHRNGTLDIRGVRQTDAVQLICIGRNEGGEARLIVQLLITDHLEKPSFRDPVNERITAIAGHSINLNCSVQGNPKPSTSWILPNGTEVLSGSRLHRFYHKRDGILHISSLSSGDAGTYRCTARNPGGYVERVVFLKVGLRPEISNQYNNLVSIINGETLQLHCVTQPNQQAQISWTLPSGMVLDAPQAVGRFSLLENGSLTVREASVFDRGTYLCKVSTEYGTSVMNVPVIVIAYPPRITSEPAPVIYARPGNSVKLNCMAIGIPKAEITWELPDKSHLMTGAQSRLYGNKFLHPQGSLVIQQSTQRDAGFYKCTAKNILGSDSKTTYIHIF encoded by the exons GAAGCGCCCGGTGAGGGGAGGCGACATGACGGCGGAGCGGGCCGCAGCGGCGAGGGCGCTGTCCCTGGTGCTGATGCTGGGGTTGGGGCTGCCGCCGGGCGCCCACgcctgcccccagccctgcgCCTGCTACGTTCCCACTGAGGTCCATTGCACCTTCCGCTCCTTGGCTGCCGTGCCGACGAGGATCTCCAGACACGTGGAAAGAATCAATTTTGG gtttaaCAGTATACAGTCTATATATGAAAACTCCTTTACAGGACTTGCAAAACTGGAATTGCTCATGATACATGGAAATGACATTCAGAATATACCTAATGGTGCTTTGAAAGATCTTGTATCTCTACAG gTTTTCAAAATTAGTTACAATAAATTGCAAGTCATAACTGACCAAACTCTCCAAGGACTTTCAAGCTTAATGAGACTGCACATGGACCACAACAGAATTGAGTTTATTCATCCAAACGCTTTTAATGGATTAACTTCTCTGAGACTGGTCCACTTAGAAGGAAATTTGCTTCAGCAGCTTCATCCCGACACCTTTTCAACATTTATGGTCCTTGATTATTTCAAACTGTCAACAGTAAGACATCTCTACCTATCTGAAAATGCTCTTAGGACCTTGCCTGCAGGGATGTTTCAAGGCATGACACTTCTGGAAAATCTTTACCTTCATGGGAATCCATGGGCCTGTGACTGCAGTTTAAAGTGGCTTCTTGAATGGAATGAAGTTTCTGGAG gtgttttaaaatgcaaaaaggaCAAAGCCTATGAAGGCGGACAGCTCTGTCCTAAGTGCAACAgcccaaagcagctgcagaaagaagaTATTCAAAACTTGGATGATATTTCCTGTAAGAAACCTATCATTCAGTCCTCACTGAGGCAGAATAGCAGCAGTCAGGATGAGGAAGATGGTGACAATTATGAAATCCCTCTGGAAGAGCTGTGGTCCTCTCCATGGAACATTACTCTGAATATGACTGATGAGCATGGCAATGTAGTCCACCTGAACTGTGAAATCAAAAAACCAACAGGCTCTACCAAAATTCAGTGGAATCAAATCCAGGCTCAGGAGATTGATATAAATGCAACAATTTCACTGGATTTTGAATGTCCAATGAATCGAGAAAACTATGAAAAACTGTGGAAGCTTATAGCTTATTACAGTGAAGTACCTGTCAAATTAGAGAGGGAATTTATGCTCAGCAAAGAGCCTAAAATAATCTACCAGTACAGGCAAGGCTCAGATTATGATGCTCTTTACTACACAGGTGTAAAAGCTCAAATACTGTCTGAGCCTTCCTGGGTCATGCAACCCCTTATAAATATCCAGTTAAACAGGCGACAGAGTACAGGGAAGAAAGTGGTGCTatctttttttactgtgttttctcATACAGTTCATACCAAAGACACCAGGCAGCAAAGAAGATGGGTAATGATAGAGCAAAACCAGAGCACAAGGACAGCACAGAGTGTGATGGAAGGGTCAGAgtgtcagctgagctgcagtgtgAAAGCCTCTGAGAGCCCCTCCATTCAATGGCTTTTTCCAGATGGGACTAAGCTGCAGGCACCATTTAATCAGAAAGACAGTAGGTTTTCCATTCTCAGTAGCGGCCAGCTAATAATCAAAGGAGTGAGTTACACTGATGGTGGTTTGTACCACTGCATTGCCCAAGTGACAGATGATATGGACATAATGACCTATAGACTTGTAGTGCAGCCTCCAGCTATTCAGGTAGCTGATTCAGATGTAGTGAGAGTTGAAAAAAATGTAGGAGATCCAATAGTTTTGCCATGCAATGCAGTTGCCATCCCAGAGCCACAGTTGAGCTGGATTCTTCCAAATGGCCAGGTATTTAATGTTTTAGCAAACTCTTCAAAAGGATATATGTTGGACAATGGTACTTTGCTTATTCCAAAAAGCCATGTCAGTGATAGTGGCCATTACAGATGTGTGGCTGTCAATCAGCAGGGGTCAGATCAGTTGGTTGTAAAGGTCACAGTAAATAAAATGGTGTCTGACAGGTCATTTAAAAGGATAAAACTAAAAAAGCGCCCAGGTTCAAAAAGTTTGTCAAAATCAAGAGGGCGAGTCATAGGTGATGGAGAGGGATCAGGGGCAGGAGGGGTGGAGGAGTTCCCACGAAAGAAGAACCACCTGAAAGACTGGGAAATACCATTCAAACAAAAAAGTGACCAAGTGTCAGAGACTCAaattaaaaaggggaagaagggaagaaggaaaatgaaaatctggAAAAGTCCTGATAGAACCCAAGACAGCAATGTTGCAGAAGGCCGGAGAGTATTTGAATCTCGAAGGAGAATTAATGTGGCAAGCAAGCAGATTAATCCGGAGCACTGGGCTGACATTTTGGCAAAGGTCCGTGGGAAGAATATTCCTAGAACAACAACAGCCATGACCTTTTCTTTAACAACTGCACTGCCATCAGTCATGCAGAAAACTACTCTAGTCCCTTATCCAGTAGCCAGTCCTCCATCTTCAGAGACAGCAACTGATGTGGTGGATTCCTCTGCTGATGCCTCACCTGTGGGTGAAGATGAGCCATCTTCAGTCACTATTTCCCACAACACTGAGGCATTTCCAGTCCAGTCCATATTAATGAGTTCAGAAACGGAACCCTTTTCTGACCACAGGGCTTTACAAGTGCCTACAAGTATATATTCTGTAGAAATCACTGAATCAGATCCATATTTGACTCCtgtctctgcagctgtgcaaCCCCAAGGCCAGCAGCATCTTGACTTTAGGACTGATGATTCGGTGGTAGTCAAAGAAAATATCTATGCTCTCACTGAAGAATCTCTAACCAGACAAATTGAAGCAAACATTCCCAATATTCAAAGCAGTTCATTTACAGAGGAAAACGTAGACAGAACTATATCTTCTACATCAGaggaaaattctgcttttgctgagCTACCGCTTGATGCTACTGTCCTAGCTGAATCTCAGACTGTGGATCTTCACAGTGTCTTGGACACAAGCATAAAGTTAAATGAAGCGGAGCCAATGCATGTTGACACCGTAATTTTAACACCTTCTCAGCTGGATGAGGTCATCCCAACAGATTCCATAGGCACTGCTACTACTATTTCTTCATCCGTTTTTCCATTTACAGCAAAGAGCAATGACTTGATACACCAGCACAAACAAGTATCCACAGGTCAGACAAAAATGGCAGACTTAAGTACAAGTTTTCCAGCTTTCACACCCATCAAGGTTCAGAGCAAAGAAGAACCCGAGACCCACAGGAATACAGTGACTCAAAAAAGCATGTCCAGCAGTTACACAGAGAATTTTCAGGGAGGTGAACACACAAACCTGGCTACTCCAAAACTAGATCCCACATTAATTTTGCATAGTACTGATGCTCCTcataaaacagcagaggagataAAAACTACTTCTTCTACCAGTGAATTGACCACTGTGGCCACAACAACAACTCCCTATAAAAAGACTATGCCTTCAGTTATTACTCAGCATGCTAGAAAAAGGACTTACGGGAGAAGGAGGCTGAGGCCGAACAGAATCCGGCAAAGACCAAAGCCTTTCCCCCGTGTTGTTTTAACCACTGAGGCAATGCCTGTTGTTCCAAGGACACCTGAAGTTGAAGCTGTGACCAGAACTTCTGCAAGTCTTGAAAATCGTGATCTTAAAAACAATATCAAACTACACACTGAGGAAAAGGAGCATAAGGAATTCCTTCCTTCATTATTTACTGATCCAGTTGTCTTAGAGAAAATCACCAAAACCAGAGAGGTGGTCACAACTTCCTTCTTCAGGCCTACCACTTCtccatctgaagaaaaatgtgtgacACTCTCTTCTGTTCCTGAAACCTTGGCACTTCCAGTGACTGCACCTATCACAATTTTATCATCATATGTTGTACATGACACAGTTCCTACAAGAGAGTCAAGTGCACCTCTGAAACCAGAGCAAAGTGAAGTGCCAACATACCACTCATTAGACAATACATCAGAGGAGAAGGGAGTTAAAGCAGATTCTAAAGCTATGGATAGAAATGCAGAACAGCCAAGCACAACAGCTTTTCCTGAGTATATGAACAGCTTGATACTGTCTACAAAACAAGCATCTCAGGAAGAGCCTATCCTATTAGACTCAAAAGTTGCAGTTAATGAAACAACCTCAGGAACATTCCAGCTGATATACCCCACTATGACTGACTTAAGTGCTCCTTTTGGTACAGTGGAAGTTTTTCAGGACCTCTCAGTTTCAAAGGAGCCACGGAAGCCCACAGTATCTTTAGAAACACCAGCAATAACAGAGTCACCTCAGCAACAAGAGGTTATTACTTTGCCCTCCTCTTTCAGCATGACAGAAACTCAGACTTTTCCacttaaagaaacaaagaaatctgATGCTTCCCGGACTGGGACAAAGCCATTTTCTTTGGATAAAAAGGAAATTGTGTCACATGTATTTCATCATGATCCCACTTTGCAGACAACTGAAAAGCCTCAGACTATGTCCACTGCCTTTATTCCATTTATAAAACTTACCATTATTCCCTCTTATACCATTTCAAGCActtcaagtccttctcttcattCCACAACCGAGGAGAGTAATGTCTTCAATCAAGAAGCAAAACAAGTTGAAGCAGATGGTGATAAAATGGTGGTGAGCTCAAGATGGAATGTACACCCTATTCCTTCCTCTAGCCAAAACAGGATTAGTGTACAGTTAAAAGAGGAGCAATTCAAAGAGTTGTATAGTAGCAAGTCAAACAACAGCTTACTGCTAAATCCATACCTTCCCCATCCACCCGCTGGAATGATACCAAACCTAAACCAAAGACTGCCTGTTGTGCCTCCAAAGCATGTTCCGGTAAGAGGTACAGTGAAGCCTCCATATATTGTAACACAAGGTTCATTTCGCTATTTTATAACACGTCAGCCTCTTCACTACACAAATAAACCAGAGATAACGGCATATGCAGCACATACCATCCAGGATAAAAAATCTTTGGCCTCTCAGAGAGAAACAACTACCCCAACACAAGCCTCTCCATTTCACAAAACAAATCCATTCACAGCAAGCAAGTTTGGTAGTCCAGGTCAGAACAGATACGTTATTAACTCAAAATTTGTTGGGAGTAACTATGTTCTGGATAACAGAGGCACAGCAGGGAAACTACCAAGTCAAGGGATCCCTTATTACCCCAGTTCCAGAATGCCATTCCTTTCCAACAGAACAGTCATATTCCCTCACTTAAGTATGCATCCTAAACCACTAGTCCCTAGTCAACTAGTTCCGAAAGACACAAATGATAAGGTTGCCCAGGTCTCGCCTACTAGGATTACAGtgcagaaagctgcagctcttccaCTGCCCCCAGTGCTGCATACCACAACCACCACATCACCACCACCAGTGATTTTGAAGATTACACCTCCAGGCTATCTTTCTCAGCGCACAAAGCCACAGACATCTACGACAGTtcatccttttaaaaatgtctatCATCGTCATCAAAAGGTTCAATCTGTGCCTTATGTGGGAGGCATAATGCCTCACAATTCATCTGGAATTCAGTCTTCCACTAACTTCAGGGTACATGGAGAAAGACCTAAGATTAGCACAAAAGGGTCTCAGAGCATATCCGTCCTTGCTGAAACAGATGTTTTTATCCCTTGTGATGCACTAGGGGAACCCAAGCCTTTTATTACTTGGACAAAAGTCTCTACAG GAGCTCTAATGACAGCCAACACCAGGTTACAAAGGTTTGAAGTCTGGAAAAATGGTACCCTTCTTATCCGAAATGTTCAACTTCAGGATCGTGGACAGTATTTGTGCACAGCTCAGAACCTGCATGGTATAGATAAAATGATCATTATGCTCACAGTTGTAGCTCACCAACCCAAAATTTTACTTTCCCGTTATCGAGATGTCACGGTCTATTTTGGAGAGACCATAGCAATGGAATGTCAGGCTAGTGGGACTCCAAGCCCACATATTTCGTGGATTTTCCCAGATAGGAAGATATTGCAGACAGTCACCACAACAGAAAGCAGGATAATGCTTCATGAAAATCGAACTTTGTCTATCAAGCAAGCAACTTTTTCAGACCGAGGAGTTTACAAATGCATAGCAAGCAatgctgcaggagctgacagCATTGCAGTGAGGCTGCATATTGCAGCTTTACCCCCCATCATCCAACAGGATAAGCAAGAGAACATTTCCTTGCCTCTTGGTAGCAGTATTAACATCCACTGCACTGCCAAAGCAGCACCTTCTCCCAGCATTCGCTGGGTGGTCTTTGATGGCACACAGATCCGACCTTCTCAGTTTGTCAATGGAAATTTATTTGTGTTTCCCAATGGAACTCTTTATATTCGCAATGTCTCCCCCAAGGACAGTGGGACCTATGAGTGCATTGCTGCTAACATGGTGGGAGCTGCCAGGAGAACAATACAACTCCATGTGAAGAAGCATGAATCTAATGCTAGGATCACTGGGAGCTCTCCTCAGAGAACAGATGTAACCTATGGCAGCATCCTGCGTTTGGACTGTAGTGCTTCTGGTGACCCCTGGCCTCGGATATTATGGAGGTTGCCTTCCAAAAGGATGATTGATTCCCTGCACAG TACCTTGGAGACTAGAATCAAAGTATTCAGCAATGGGACTTTGGTTGTCCATTCAGTTACAGATAAAGATGCGGGAGACTATTTGTGTGTGGCCCGCAATAAGATAGGAGATGACTATGTGGTCCTCAAAGTGAATGTGATGATGAAACCAGCAAAAATAGAACACAAGAACGAGAGTAACCACAAGGTCAAGTATGGAGGTGACCTGAAAGTTGACTGTGTAGCCACAGGTCTGCCAAATCCAGAGATCTCCTGGAGTCTTCCAGATGGCAGCATGATCAATACCTTCATGCAGTCAGATGACAGCGGCAGCCGGACAAAGCGATATGTGGTGTTCAATAATGGAACCCTGTATTTCAATGACGTTGGATTGAGAGAGGAAGGGGACTACACCTGCTATGCTGAGAACCAGATTGGGAAGGATGAGATGAAAGTGCGAGTCAAAGTAGTGGCCGAGCCTGCAACCATCAGGAACAAAACATACGTTGTTATTAATGTACCCTATGGTGATGTTGTCACAGTAGCATGTGAAGCCAAAGGAGAGCCCACTCCCAAAGTGACCTGGCTCTCCCCAACCAACCGGCCCATTCCTGTCTTATCTGAAAAATACCAGATATATAGGGATGGCACTCTCCTCATTCAAAAAGCTCAAAGATCTGACAGTGGTAACTATACTTGTGTGGTGCGGAACAGCGCTGGAGAAGATCGGAAAATCGTCTGGATCCAGGTTAATGTTCAGCCTCCCAGAATCAATGGTCATGTCAGTGCAATAACATCTGTGAGGGAGACAGCCATCAGGGACAGCCGGAAACTTATTGACTGCAAAGCTGAAGGTATACCCGCTCCACGGGTCTTATGGGCTTTTCCAGAAGGAGTAATCCTTCCAGCTCCCTACTATGGAAACAGGATCACTGTGCATCGCAATGGTACACTGGACATCAGAGGGGTGAGGCAGACAGATGCGGTGCAGCTCATATGCATTGGACGGAATGAAGGAGGGGAAGCAAGACTGATTGTGCAGCTCCTCATCACCGACCATTTGGAGAAGCCCTCCTTCAGAGACCCTGTGAATGAAAGGATCACTGCAATTGCTGGACACAGCATCAATCTGAACTGTTCAGTTCAGGGGAACCCCAAGCCCAGCACAAGCTGGATCCTTCCCAATGGCACAGAAGTGCTGAGTGGCAGCCGTCTGCACAGATTTTACCATAAGAGGGATGGGATCTTACACATCAGCAGCCTCTCCTCTGGGGATGCTGGGACTTACCGCTGTACAGCCAGAAACCCAGGAGGTTATGTGGAACGAGTAGTCTTCCTGAAGGTGGGACTCAGGCCAGAAATCAGCAATCAGTACAACAACCTTGTGAGCATCATCAATGGAGAAACACTGCAGCTCCATTGTGTCACCCAGCCAAATCAGCAGGCACAAATCTCCTGGACACTGCCCAGTGGGATGGTTCTGGATGCCCCCCAAGCTGTGGGTCGCTTTTCCCTGCTTGAGAATGGCTCACTGACAGTGCGCGAGGCTTCTGTATTTGACAGGGGCACTTATCTGTGCAAGGTATCCACAGAGTACGGCACTTCTGTTATGAATGTGCCTGTCATTGTGATAGCCTATCCTCCTCGGATCACCAGTGAGCCAGCACCTGTCATTTATGCCAGGCCTGGAAATTCAGTAAAACTGAACTGTATGGCCATTGGGATTCctaaagcagaaataacatGGGAGCTTCCAGACAAATCACATCTGATGACAGGAGCTCAATCCCGTCTGTATGGAAACAAATTCCTCCACCCTCAGGGGTCATTAGTCATCCAGCAGTCTACTCAAAGGGATGCAGGCTTCTATAAATGTACTGCTAAAAATATATTAGGCAGTGATTCGAAAACAACCTACATACACATATTCTAA